The Pontibacter sp. SGAir0037 DNA segment AATCGGGCATATCGGTCACCCGATAGAAGCCATGCTGGATATGCACTCGGATGCTACCATGCTTACAGCCCATTTCGGTGTGCATATTGTGCAGTGCGAGGCGCACGAGATCGTGAAAAAATACCGCCAGGTAAAAGAGGGTGCTGTGGACGCAGAAAAAGAGCGTATATTAGATTTTTTCGATACACCAGACCCAGTTTCCGATCCAATTTCTGAGAAGCTGCGAGATACCGATTTGGAAGTAGCGGCACGTGTATCGGTGGCGCTGGAAGAGTTTGTAGATGATAAAAAGCTAACCGGATTAGCTTATTATTATGAAGGAGAAGAAAACAGTGATACCCGCATGGTGATGACGAACCTGATCGTAGGTAATTCCCTGTTAACCGGAGCTGGCTTCCCGATGTGTGGTGAGTCTGACCTGAAATGCTGCATTGCCATGCTGATAATGGAGCGATTAGGTATTGGTGGCAGCTTTGCTGAATTTCATCCGGTAGATTTTAAAGAGAACTTTATACTGGTTGGCCACGATGGCCCCCATAATGTGACTATAGCGCAGGGCAAGCCGGTGCTAAGAAGTCTGAAGAAATACCATGGCAAGCCTGGGTTTGGTGCTGGCGTGGAATTTAAGATCAAAGAAGGACCCATCACGATGCTTAGTATCACTTCTACGCACGATGGTAAATTTAAATTCGTGATTGCAGAAGGCACATCTGTTGAAGGCCCGATTCCGCCAACAGGTAATACAAATACAAGAGGATATTTTA contains these protein-coding regions:
- a CDS encoding L-fucose/L-arabinose isomerase family protein is translated as MNQFEESAIAEPVVLAKSAPVIKRRVETTPRIGVFGVGYAKYWEQFEGLYDQMLEKQEVFLGKVKMNQVEVVDFGMVDDVTSAYELLPKLKAANLDLIFCDMLTYATSSTFGIIIKSMDVPVVLVALQPDKALDYSKASTHQQLYNDDICSLPEFTGVAVRMGKKVPDVIIGTLHDDPAAEAEIAEYCNIARVLHDLKTARIGHIGHPIEAMLDMHSDATMLTAHFGVHIVQCEAHEIVKKYRQVKEGAVDAEKERILDFFDTPDPVSDPISEKLRDTDLEVAARVSVALEEFVDDKKLTGLAYYYEGEENSDTRMVMTNLIVGNSLLTGAGFPMCGESDLKCCIAMLIMERLGIGGSFAEFHPVDFKENFILVGHDGPHNVTIAQGKPVLRSLKKYHGKPGFGAGVEFKIKEGPITMLSITSTHDGKFKFVIAEGTSVEGPIPPTGNTNTRGYFKPDVRTFLKKWVKEGPTHHFALGVGHHAQTIKKIGDYLNIEAVIVE